A part of Candidatus Delongbacteria bacterium genomic DNA contains:
- a CDS encoding cytidine deaminase, with protein sequence MNPEDLLVTTAWQAREHACARYSKFSVGACLEAEDGSLYTGCNVESSSYGLTCCAERVALFKALSEGQRRFSRIAVVADTRQPCPPCGACRQLLLDYAPGILVIQSNRQNRETRSIEELLPNGFQDDFFE encoded by the coding sequence ATGAATCCTGAAGATCTCCTGGTGACCACCGCCTGGCAGGCCCGGGAACACGCGTGCGCACGCTACAGCAAGTTCAGCGTGGGAGCCTGTCTCGAAGCCGAGGACGGCAGCCTGTACACGGGCTGCAATGTCGAAAGCAGCTCCTACGGTCTCACCTGCTGCGCCGAGCGCGTGGCTCTGTTCAAGGCCCTCTCCGAGGGCCAGCGTCGCTTCAGCCGGATTGCGGTGGTCGCCGATACCCGGCAACCCTGCCCACCCTGCGGAGCCTGTCGGCAATTGCTGCTGGATTACGCCCCCGGTATTCTCGTGATCCAGTCCAACCGTCAGAACCGGGAAACCCGCTCCATCGAGGAGCTTTTGCCCAACGGATTCCAGGATGACTTTTTCGAGTGA
- a CDS encoding purine-nucleoside phosphorylase, with protein sequence MQDAATFIRERLAPVPELAIVLGSGLGVLVDGMSDIRSLAVREIPGYPPSTVEGHAGSWVAGTLDGVSVLALKGRVHGYEGYTPEQVVMPVRLLGALGVRRLLLTNAVGCVNRLFHPGDLVLLEDQINLMFRNPLRGPNTTAPGPRFPDMSAPTDPGINQMIRDTARELGLPLRVGVMAGFTGPSYETPAEIRMLDRIGADVVGMSTIPELIAARHIGLATAAISCVTNYAAGIGTTQLNHEEVTRIAEQARPGFTALLGAVFQGLAGSLEH encoded by the coding sequence ATCCAGGACGCGGCGACATTCATTCGCGAACGGCTGGCACCCGTGCCCGAACTGGCCATTGTGCTGGGCTCGGGGCTGGGAGTGCTGGTGGACGGCATGAGTGACATCCGCAGTCTGGCGGTTCGCGAGATTCCCGGCTATCCGCCGTCCACGGTCGAAGGACATGCGGGCAGCTGGGTGGCCGGCACTCTCGATGGAGTGTCCGTGCTGGCGCTCAAGGGGCGGGTACACGGGTATGAAGGTTACACGCCCGAGCAGGTCGTCATGCCCGTTCGGCTGCTGGGAGCCCTGGGCGTGCGACGTCTGCTACTGACCAACGCGGTGGGCTGCGTGAACCGCCTGTTCCACCCGGGCGACCTGGTGCTGCTCGAGGACCAGATCAACCTGATGTTCCGCAATCCGCTGCGCGGACCCAACACGACCGCCCCCGGACCGCGATTCCCCGACATGTCGGCACCCACGGATCCCGGAATCAACCAAATGATCCGTGATACGGCACGCGAGCTGGGTCTGCCCTTGCGCGTGGGCGTGATGGCCGGTTTCACCGGGCCCAGTTACGAAACCCCCGCCGAGATCCGCATGCTGGACCGCATCGGGGCCGACGTGGTGGGCATGTCGACCATTCCCGAACTGATCGCCGCCCGGCACATCGGTCTGGCCACCGCCGCCATCAGTTGCGTGACGAACTACGCGGCCGGAATCGGCACGACCCAGTTGAATCACGAAGAAGTGACCCGGATCGCGGAACAGGCGCGTCCCGGATTCACCGCCCTGCTGGGTGCGGTGTTCCAGGGGCTGGCCGGATCCCTGGAGCACTGA
- the nth gene encoding endonuclease III, which translates to MKETKTARKARAARIVELLRETYPDSRCSLDYGTPHQLLVATILSAQCTDARVNTVCVDLFRKYRSVKAFAQADEAELAQDIRSCGYFNQKAKSLLGMSRALVEHHGGEVPDTIEELVKLPGVGRKTANCILGEVYGVPSMVIDTHMVRIMNLLGLGDTSDPVKLEQQLMQIFEPAEWVSLVHRTIDHGRAVCIARRPRCGDCVLRAECPSSKEPA; encoded by the coding sequence ATGAAGGAAACGAAGACCGCACGCAAGGCCCGCGCGGCCCGCATCGTGGAACTGCTGCGCGAGACCTACCCGGACTCCCGCTGTTCGCTGGACTACGGAACCCCGCATCAGCTGCTGGTGGCCACCATTCTGTCGGCCCAGTGCACCGACGCCCGGGTGAACACGGTGTGCGTGGACCTGTTTCGCAAGTATCGCTCGGTGAAGGCCTTCGCCCAGGCCGACGAGGCCGAGCTGGCTCAGGACATCCGCAGTTGTGGCTATTTCAACCAGAAGGCCAAGAGTCTGCTGGGCATGAGCCGGGCGCTGGTGGAGCACCATGGCGGCGAGGTGCCCGACACCATCGAAGAGCTGGTCAAGCTGCCGGGTGTGGGACGCAAGACAGCCAACTGCATTCTGGGCGAAGTGTACGGCGTGCCCTCCATGGTGATTGACACACACATGGTGCGCATCATGAATCTGCTGGGGCTGGGTGACACCAGCGATCCGGTGAAGCTGGAACAGCAATTGATGCAGATCTTCGAACCAGCGGAATGGGTCAGCCTGGTGCATCGCACCATTGACCACGGCCGGGCCGTCTGCATCGCCCGGCGCCCGCGCTGTGGCGACTGCGTGTTGCGCGCCGAATGCCCATCGTCGAAGGAACCGGCATGA
- a CDS encoding FAD-binding oxidoreductase, translated as MLVSPESNVLWLEDRPTLEQGSLPASCDTVVVGAGIAGTWLALELQRAGLEVLLLDGAQAAAGSSGRNAGQLIADLPWAYAEAIRRLGRDLARQWRELLVLNQQWLDAELADCRSEVQFMRTGSLSCAADDAERKLLELSARRLVEDGFPVEFWTAEQLQKRLGVSPFHGALYQPEDATLHPARLVWALLGKFQRAGGRYRGDTRVQTATQMQDGWSVELANGTVACRRIIWCLNGGLADCLPELVNVIQPARAQILLGGRERKVFAMPMASNRGQEYWRQAEKGEVLIGGMRRFADPAHADRELDPLVDERLRQFGSETFPKLAGVEFTGGWTGLLALTTDERPLVGPRPGFSGQFVCGGWNGCGLGQAIVFGRLLAGEILAGEPDARLDAFRPARFDG; from the coding sequence ATGCTCGTGTCACCGGAGTCCAATGTTCTCTGGCTTGAAGACAGGCCCACTCTGGAGCAGGGCAGCCTGCCAGCTTCCTGTGATACGGTGGTGGTGGGGGCGGGCATTGCCGGCACCTGGCTGGCACTGGAGCTGCAACGTGCGGGCCTTGAGGTCCTGCTGCTGGACGGCGCACAGGCCGCCGCGGGGTCCTCGGGTCGCAATGCGGGGCAGCTGATCGCGGACCTGCCCTGGGCCTACGCGGAAGCGATCCGTCGCCTCGGACGGGACCTGGCGCGTCAGTGGCGTGAGCTGCTGGTCCTGAATCAGCAGTGGCTGGATGCCGAGCTGGCCGACTGCCGCAGCGAAGTGCAGTTCATGCGCACCGGCTCGCTGAGCTGCGCCGCGGACGACGCCGAACGCAAGTTGCTGGAACTGTCCGCACGGCGTCTGGTCGAGGACGGCTTTCCGGTAGAATTCTGGACCGCCGAACAGCTCCAGAAGCGTCTGGGAGTGTCGCCATTCCATGGCGCACTCTACCAGCCCGAGGACGCCACCCTGCATCCGGCACGCCTTGTCTGGGCCCTGCTGGGCAAGTTCCAGCGCGCGGGAGGACGGTACCGCGGTGACACACGCGTCCAGACGGCGACCCAGATGCAGGACGGTTGGTCAGTCGAGCTGGCGAACGGCACTGTGGCCTGTCGCCGGATCATCTGGTGTCTGAATGGGGGGCTTGCGGATTGTCTGCCGGAACTGGTGAACGTGATCCAGCCGGCTCGCGCCCAGATTCTGCTGGGGGGGCGTGAGCGCAAGGTCTTTGCCATGCCCATGGCCAGCAATCGCGGGCAGGAGTACTGGCGCCAGGCGGAAAAGGGCGAGGTCCTGATCGGGGGCATGCGCCGCTTCGCCGACCCCGCCCACGCGGATCGGGAGCTGGATCCGCTGGTCGACGAGCGCCTGCGCCAGTTCGGGAGTGAGACATTTCCCAAGCTGGCCGGTGTGGAGTTCACGGGTGGCTGGACCGGTCTGCTGGCGCTCACGACCGATGAACGCCCTTTGGTGGGGCCGCGCCCCGGGTTTTCCGGGCAGTTCGTGTGCGGTGGCTGGAATGGCTGCGGCCTGGGACAGGCCATCGTGTTCGGGCGCCTGCTGGCCGGGGAGATTCTGGCCGGGGAGCCCGATGCCCGACTGGATGCCTTCCGCCCGGCGCGGTTCGACGGCTGA
- the lipA gene encoding lipoyl synthase: protein MSACATPPKTPKPEWLKIRLSHGKELQTINRLMREQRLATVCEEARCPNLHECWNKGTATFLILGDTCTRSCGFCNIKTGRPGIVDWDEPDRVVDAVSKMNLKYVVLTSVDRDELPDKGAGVFALTIHKLRKAFPELKIEVLIPDFKGDYSALRLVLQEKPDVLNHNVETAARLYRTVRPQADYQQSLTLLQRAKKNGFYTKSGFMVGIGENDEDIRGIIRDLHAHQVDFITIGQYLQPTTKHLPVDRYVHPDAFDEFARYAREIGVPKVQSGPLVRSSYHADDAFAGHGVLSA, encoded by the coding sequence ATGAGCGCTTGCGCAACTCCCCCGAAAACACCGAAACCGGAATGGCTGAAAATCCGGTTGAGCCATGGCAAGGAACTGCAGACCATCAACCGGCTGATGCGTGAGCAGCGGCTGGCCACGGTCTGCGAAGAGGCCCGCTGCCCCAACCTGCACGAGTGCTGGAACAAGGGAACGGCCACTTTCCTGATCCTGGGCGACACCTGCACCCGCTCCTGCGGATTCTGCAACATCAAGACCGGCCGTCCCGGCATCGTGGACTGGGACGAACCCGACCGCGTGGTCGACGCCGTGAGCAAGATGAATCTGAAGTACGTGGTGCTGACCAGCGTCGACCGCGACGAGCTGCCCGACAAGGGTGCCGGGGTGTTCGCGCTGACCATCCACAAGCTGCGCAAGGCCTTTCCCGAGCTGAAGATCGAAGTGCTGATTCCCGACTTCAAGGGCGATTATTCGGCCCTGCGACTGGTGCTGCAGGAAAAGCCCGATGTGCTGAACCACAACGTGGAAACCGCCGCCCGCCTGTATCGCACCGTACGTCCCCAGGCCGACTACCAGCAGAGTCTGACGCTGTTGCAGCGCGCCAAGAAGAATGGCTTCTACACCAAGAGCGGCTTCATGGTGGGCATTGGCGAGAACGACGAGGATATCCGCGGAATCATCCGCGACCTGCACGCCCATCAGGTGGATTTCATCACCATCGGGCAGTACCTGCAGCCGACGACCAAGCACCTGCCCGTGGATCGTTATGTCCATCCCGATGCCTTCGACGAGTTCGCCCGCTATGCCCGCGAGATCGGGGTGCCCAAGGTGCAGTCGGGTCCACTGGTGCGCAGTTCCTATCACGCCGACGATGCCTTCGCGGGGCACGGCGTGCTCAGCGCCTGA
- a CDS encoding BamA/TamA family outer membrane protein: MLSRGPLVLLLWILMQGQCRAQSAIVFQDSLEFDRSEELEWSDWKVASIRVTGLEHVREEAVIRELEMHPGDLYSDAELVQDANAIKNTLLFARLVVTVSPDSLDESVHVTYALKERPRFLFLPLLKPGELAGQWDYGFALQHNNVSGLGRKLTLEARTGSNDALSVIWYDPWLWKRRLGLLLAADYRDQVVQRTQDGVSSDYRRRLVRVSSRLESFLDPQRSWFVDPGWYSLSSDDHLGQRTTVNPSGRDRFTSLGVGAILNTTDIHVNPERGDKAYASVQFFGLYGPENPAGTRMDLSGSHFWSLGPVVLGVNGQLARTVGRRPEYMEHTLGGQTTVRGLSGGSWGGWSSAIAKLECRIPLIDKRIVLHRYDLALGGVIFADAGETWQDRLARGSGVRTGTGAGLRLFAPFVDVISFDAAWSRESGMQVYVYTGQSF, from the coding sequence GTGCTGTCGCGCGGGCCTCTCGTTCTGCTGCTCTGGATCCTGATGCAGGGCCAGTGTCGTGCGCAATCCGCGATTGTCTTTCAGGATTCGCTGGAGTTCGACCGTTCCGAGGAACTGGAATGGTCCGACTGGAAGGTGGCCAGCATCCGGGTGACCGGACTGGAGCATGTACGCGAAGAGGCCGTGATCCGGGAGCTGGAAATGCACCCCGGCGACCTCTACAGCGACGCGGAACTGGTGCAGGATGCCAACGCGATCAAGAACACGCTGTTGTTCGCGCGTCTGGTGGTCACCGTGTCGCCGGACAGCCTGGATGAGTCGGTCCATGTGACCTACGCGCTCAAGGAACGTCCACGTTTTCTGTTTCTGCCCCTGCTCAAGCCCGGCGAGTTGGCGGGCCAGTGGGATTACGGCTTCGCCCTGCAACACAACAATGTGTCCGGGCTGGGACGCAAACTGACCCTTGAGGCGCGCACGGGATCCAACGATGCGCTCAGCGTGATCTGGTACGATCCCTGGCTCTGGAAGCGGCGGCTGGGATTGTTGCTGGCCGCCGACTACCGTGATCAGGTGGTGCAGCGCACCCAGGACGGCGTGAGCAGCGATTACCGGCGCAGGCTGGTGCGGGTCTCATCACGCCTGGAATCATTCCTGGATCCACAACGCAGCTGGTTCGTCGATCCGGGCTGGTACTCGCTCAGTTCCGATGATCACCTGGGGCAGCGCACCACCGTGAACCCCAGCGGGCGCGATCGCTTCACGTCGCTGGGTGTGGGCGCAATCCTGAACACGACCGACATCCATGTGAATCCGGAGCGGGGCGACAAGGCCTATGCCTCCGTACAGTTCTTTGGACTGTACGGACCGGAGAACCCGGCCGGAACCAGGATGGATCTGTCCGGCAGCCATTTCTGGTCCCTGGGCCCGGTGGTACTGGGTGTGAACGGACAATTGGCCAGGACCGTGGGCCGCCGCCCGGAATACATGGAACACACACTGGGCGGGCAGACCACGGTCCGCGGTCTCAGCGGCGGTTCCTGGGGGGGGTGGAGTTCGGCCATCGCCAAGCTGGAGTGCCGGATTCCCCTGATCGACAAGCGCATCGTGTTGCATCGATATGACCTGGCGCTGGGGGGCGTGATCTTCGCGGATGCCGGCGAAACCTGGCAGGATCGTCTGGCACGAGGCAGCGGAGTCCGCACGGGCACGGGAGCCGGCCTGCGACTCTTCGCGCCTTTCGTGGATGTGATCTCCTTCGACGCGGCCTGGAGTCGCGAGAGCGGGATGCAGGTCTATGTGTACACCGGACAGAGTTTCTAG
- a CDS encoding NupC/NupG family nucleoside CNT transporter, which yields MERLISAVGMLVLLGLAWLMSNNKRRINMRTVVVGLSIQLVLGFLLLSWEPGRVGFQMFSAKVAEFLDLSSKGAAFLFGNLVDPSMFFTDGSTWPGFGFQFAFKVLPTIIFFSAFMSIMYYLGVMQVLVKALARVMQKAMGTSGSETMTVSANIFIGQTEAPLLVKPFLASMTRSELLTMMVGGFATVAGGVLAGYIGMGVNPGHLIVASVLSAPAALVVGKIIYPETETSVTAAGAELPEFDNGSNLIDAAARGTTDGLKLAVNVGAMLLAFISLIALVDWLLGYADQLVDGVIMGGTLMANGEYSGFFPGSLQTFFGTLLSPLAFIMGVPWHNAHEVGNLLGIKLAVNEFVSYMQLTEYMKLPDFSARAQIIATYALCGFANFSSIGIQIGGIAALAPERRKDLAELGLRAMLGGALASWLTACVAGLMI from the coding sequence ATGGAGCGTCTGATCAGTGCGGTAGGCATGCTCGTGCTGCTGGGTCTGGCCTGGCTGATGTCCAACAACAAGCGGCGCATCAACATGCGCACCGTGGTGGTGGGCCTGTCAATCCAGCTGGTGCTGGGATTTCTGCTGCTCAGTTGGGAACCGGGCCGGGTGGGCTTCCAGATGTTCTCGGCCAAGGTGGCCGAGTTCCTTGACCTGTCCAGCAAGGGCGCGGCCTTCCTCTTCGGCAACCTGGTCGACCCATCGATGTTCTTCACCGATGGCAGCACCTGGCCCGGCTTCGGCTTCCAGTTCGCCTTCAAGGTGCTGCCCACGATCATCTTCTTCTCGGCCTTCATGTCCATCATGTATTACCTGGGCGTGATGCAGGTGCTGGTCAAGGCGCTGGCCCGCGTGATGCAGAAGGCGATGGGCACGAGCGGCAGCGAGACCATGACCGTCTCGGCCAACATCTTCATCGGTCAGACCGAAGCCCCCCTGCTGGTGAAACCCTTCCTGGCCAGCATGACCCGTTCCGAGCTGCTGACCATGATGGTGGGCGGTTTTGCCACGGTGGCCGGTGGTGTGCTGGCGGGCTACATCGGCATGGGCGTGAATCCCGGCCACCTGATCGTGGCTTCGGTGCTCTCGGCACCCGCGGCCCTGGTGGTGGGCAAGATCATCTATCCCGAAACCGAGACCTCGGTGACCGCCGCCGGTGCCGAACTGCCGGAATTCGACAACGGCTCCAACCTGATCGATGCGGCGGCACGCGGCACCACCGACGGCCTGAAACTGGCGGTGAACGTGGGCGCCATGCTGCTGGCCTTCATTTCCCTGATCGCTCTGGTCGACTGGCTGCTGGGTTACGCGGACCAGCTGGTCGATGGTGTGATCATGGGCGGCACGCTGATGGCCAACGGCGAGTATTCGGGCTTCTTCCCGGGCAGCCTGCAGACCTTCTTCGGAACCTTGCTCTCGCCTCTGGCATTCATCATGGGCGTTCCCTGGCACAACGCCCATGAGGTGGGCAACCTGCTGGGCATCAAACTGGCGGTCAACGAGTTCGTCAGTTACATGCAGCTGACCGAGTACATGAAACTGCCCGACTTCTCGGCACGGGCCCAGATCATCGCCACCTATGCCCTCTGCGGCTTCGCCAACTTCTCGTCGATCGGAATCCAGATCGGTGGCATCGCGGCTCTGGCCCCGGAACGGCGCAAGGACCTGGCGGAACTGGGACTGCGGGCCATGCTTGGCGGAGCCCTGGCTTCCTGGCTGACGGCCTGCGTGGCCGGGCTGATGATCTAG
- a CDS encoding NYN domain-containing protein, with protein sequence MILAIAPTGTVHNFRGTMAIPALAIYFIDGYNLLHRESGLASLLATDPAGARTLFCRWLVRQDRLPVEQIRLVLDGARLPDEQPPAGLMVSWAAAPETADGRLLKLISREVRRASQRLDLVLVSDDAELRQQAKFRGVTIMACARFRQDFLSASLPDPADVRGASGDDSQEDRQARKQGPDADGLRVRKSGSPLSEREVDGWLSAFQAPADSGDQDSSPIQEEGWVLPPASAPRGRKSSAEPDSAPRAEKPARAKRKRLNEDDAPRAAGQAPDKMRRKKPLSPEEAEFARLMGVDRADPNLYEPDDEDPFADS encoded by the coding sequence ATGATTCTGGCAATTGCGCCCACAGGCACTGTGCATAACTTCCGAGGCACCATGGCGATTCCGGCTCTGGCGATCTACTTCATCGATGGTTACAACCTGCTGCACCGCGAGTCCGGGCTGGCCTCCCTGCTCGCCACGGATCCAGCTGGCGCGCGCACGCTGTTCTGCCGATGGCTGGTCCGGCAGGACCGACTGCCTGTGGAACAGATCCGGCTGGTACTGGACGGTGCACGCCTGCCCGATGAACAGCCGCCCGCGGGATTGATGGTCAGCTGGGCGGCCGCACCCGAGACGGCGGATGGCCGCCTGCTGAAACTGATCAGCCGCGAAGTACGCCGTGCCAGCCAGCGACTGGATCTGGTGCTGGTCAGCGATGATGCCGAGCTGCGTCAGCAGGCGAAGTTCCGCGGTGTCACCATCATGGCCTGTGCCCGTTTCCGTCAGGATTTCCTCAGTGCCTCCCTTCCCGATCCCGCGGATGTGCGCGGTGCAAGCGGTGACGACAGTCAGGAGGACCGCCAGGCACGCAAGCAGGGGCCGGATGCCGATGGCTTGCGAGTGCGCAAGAGCGGCAGCCCGCTCAGTGAGCGCGAAGTGGACGGTTGGCTTTCGGCCTTTCAGGCGCCCGCGGATTCCGGAGATCAGGACTCCTCCCCGATTCAGGAGGAGGGCTGGGTCTTGCCCCCGGCGTCCGCGCCGCGTGGCCGCAAGTCATCCGCCGAGCCCGATTCCGCTCCCAGGGCCGAGAAGCCCGCGCGCGCGAAGCGAAAGCGGTTGAATGAGGACGATGCGCCCCGGGCCGCCGGTCAGGCACCGGACAAGATGCGGCGCAAGAAACCGCTCAGCCCGGAGGAAGCGGAGTTCGCGCGCCTGATGGGCGTGGACAGGGCAGACCCCAATCTCTACGAACCCGATGACGAGGATCCCTTCGCGGATTCCTGA
- a CDS encoding AMMECR1 family protein: MKVSEINKAEGEQIHGFARNVVSGLISGKDEFRIPDSPVFTRRNGVALRFLEAGRERNRVAQLESGKPLGPELKRLAIRGAFDDPRRQSITEDQWNRCELEISFLGDSRDVQSFEEIEPGRDGVIIEQNGQSAWCLPGDPVEAGWTREECLTRLCLDAGLEPDAWTRPDCRIRVFQSTVIRP; this comes from the coding sequence ATGAAGGTGAGCGAGATCAACAAGGCGGAAGGCGAGCAGATTCATGGCTTCGCCCGCAACGTGGTCAGCGGCCTGATCAGCGGGAAAGATGAGTTCCGGATCCCCGATTCTCCTGTCTTCACCCGCCGCAATGGAGTGGCCCTGCGCTTTCTCGAAGCCGGACGCGAACGCAACCGGGTGGCGCAACTGGAGTCGGGCAAGCCGCTGGGGCCCGAGCTCAAGCGCCTCGCGATCCGGGGGGCATTTGACGATCCCCGTCGCCAGTCGATCACCGAGGACCAATGGAACCGCTGCGAACTGGAGATTTCCTTCCTGGGGGATTCCCGGGATGTGCAGTCCTTCGAGGAAATCGAACCCGGGCGCGATGGTGTGATCATTGAACAGAATGGCCAGAGCGCCTGGTGCCTTCCCGGTGATCCTGTGGAAGCCGGCTGGACCCGCGAAGAATGCCTGACCCGCCTCTGCCTTGACGCGGGACTGGAACCGGACGCCTGGACGCGCCCCGATTGCCGTATCCGCGTGTTCCAGTCCACGGTCATCCGGCCCTGA
- the udk gene encoding uridine kinase, whose protein sequence is MTFSSDNPDRTILIGVAGGTGSGKTLVARTLVKQLGGRVAVLEQDNYYNANTELSLEERLKINYDHPDAFDQELLLEHVQQLLHGESVEMPVYNFSSHSRKEDETIHLEHQKVVIVEGILILYFPRLRELMDIKVFVDTDNDLRFIRRLRRDVEERGRSLDSVIRQYETTVRPMHMQFVEPTKRHADLIFPRGGRNTVALDLLRTKIASLLGAQQEESE, encoded by the coding sequence ATGACTTTTTCGAGTGACAACCCCGACCGGACCATCCTGATCGGGGTTGCCGGCGGGACCGGATCGGGCAAGACTCTGGTGGCGCGCACCCTGGTCAAACAGCTGGGCGGCCGGGTGGCCGTGCTCGAGCAGGACAATTACTACAACGCCAACACGGAGCTGTCCCTCGAGGAACGGCTCAAGATCAACTACGACCACCCCGACGCCTTCGATCAGGAACTGCTGCTCGAACACGTGCAGCAATTGCTGCACGGCGAATCGGTTGAGATGCCCGTCTACAACTTTTCCTCTCACTCGCGCAAGGAGGATGAGACGATCCACCTGGAGCACCAGAAGGTGGTCATCGTGGAAGGCATCCTGATCCTCTATTTCCCGCGCCTGCGCGAGCTGATGGACATCAAGGTCTTCGTGGACACCGACAACGACCTGCGCTTCATCCGCCGTCTGCGCCGCGATGTCGAAGAGCGTGGACGCAGTCTGGACAGCGTGATCCGCCAGTACGAAACAACCGTGCGGCCCATGCACATGCAGTTCGTGGAACCCACCAAGCGCCATGCGGACCTGATTTTTCCCCGTGGCGGACGCAACACCGTGGCGCTGGACCTGCTGCGCACCAAGATCGCCAGTCTGTTGGGAGCACAGCAGGAGGAGAGCGAGTGA
- the rnz gene encoding ribonuclease Z: protein MELVFLGTSAAIPTVRRNVTSVYVQMTHESLLVDAGEGTQMQILRAGVRRGRIDRILVTHLHGDHFFGLIGLLNSYQLGKREEPLQILGPPGLESYVGFMKRLCQTEFTYPLTITELPGISTPTTVLETPDYTVTAAPLKHRLYTLGYRIRERDRPGRFDADKADALGVPFGPERGALTRGESITLADGRLLEAAEVVGESRPGRSITVCTDTARCEMSVELARGSEVLVHEATFEQGDRVHARRTQHSTSGDAARVARDAGVGHLFLTHISSRYMADTSPLMRGVKEIFAASTLSRDFMRVELPLDPGPLKIGDCRSNEAPASSSVGGKAPQPGTETSNPA, encoded by the coding sequence ATGGAACTGGTATTTCTGGGAACCTCGGCCGCGATCCCCACGGTACGCCGCAATGTGACCAGCGTGTACGTGCAGATGACTCACGAGAGCCTGCTGGTGGATGCCGGGGAAGGCACACAGATGCAGATCCTGCGGGCGGGCGTGCGCCGGGGACGCATTGACAGGATCCTGGTGACGCACCTGCACGGGGACCACTTCTTCGGCCTGATCGGTTTGCTCAACAGCTACCAGCTGGGCAAGCGCGAAGAGCCCCTGCAGATTCTGGGGCCTCCCGGGCTGGAGTCCTATGTGGGTTTCATGAAACGCCTCTGCCAGACCGAATTCACCTACCCGCTCACGATCACCGAGCTGCCCGGAATCAGCACACCGACCACCGTGCTGGAAACGCCGGATTACACGGTGACCGCCGCACCGCTCAAGCATCGGCTGTATACGCTGGGATACCGGATTCGCGAGCGCGATCGCCCCGGACGTTTCGATGCCGACAAGGCCGATGCGCTGGGGGTTCCATTCGGGCCGGAACGGGGTGCATTGACGCGAGGCGAATCGATCACCCTGGCCGATGGCCGGCTGCTCGAGGCGGCCGAAGTGGTGGGAGAATCCCGTCCGGGGCGCAGCATCACGGTCTGTACGGACACGGCCCGTTGCGAGATGTCGGTGGAGTTGGCCCGGGGCAGCGAAGTGCTGGTCCACGAGGCCACCTTCGAGCAGGGCGATCGGGTGCATGCCCGGCGCACCCAGCACAGCACGTCCGGCGATGCGGCGCGCGTGGCCAGGGATGCCGGAGTGGGGCATCTCTTTCTGACCCACATCTCAAGCCGCTACATGGCCGACACCTCGCCCCTGATGCGAGGAGTGAAGGAGATTTTTGCGGCCAGCACCCTCAGCCGGGATTTCATGCGGGTGGAACTGCCCCTGGACCCCGGGCCGCTGAAGATTGGGGATTGTCGCAGCAACGAGGCCCCGGCAAGCTCATCCGTGGGTGGAAAAGCGCCGCAGCCGGGTACCGAAACCAGCAATCCGGCGTGA
- a CDS encoding thymidine kinase, which yields MQPGCGWIEVICGSMYSGKTEELIRRIRLATIARKKVLVVKPEIDSRYSRDRVVSHNQSSLPSVVIKRAIQIPEVCGDADVLGVDEAQFFDDELVAVCENLARAGTRVVVAGLDKDFRGRPFGPMPVLMSVAEYVTKQHAICVICGNPANFTQRKTLSREQVLLGAGDVYEARCRTCFTVPSEEQLEIFTQSDPAV from the coding sequence ATGCAGCCGGGCTGCGGCTGGATCGAGGTGATCTGCGGCAGCATGTACAGCGGCAAGACCGAGGAACTGATCCGGCGCATCCGTCTGGCGACCATCGCCCGCAAGAAGGTGCTGGTGGTCAAGCCCGAGATCGACAGCCGCTACAGCCGCGATCGGGTGGTGAGTCACAACCAGAGCTCGCTGCCATCGGTGGTGATCAAGCGCGCGATCCAGATCCCCGAAGTCTGCGGGGATGCCGACGTGCTGGGCGTGGACGAAGCCCAGTTCTTCGATGACGAGCTGGTCGCCGTCTGCGAGAACCTGGCCCGCGCCGGGACCCGCGTGGTCGTGGCCGGGCTGGACAAGGATTTTCGCGGGCGCCCTTTCGGTCCCATGCCCGTCTTGATGTCGGTGGCCGAGTACGTGACCAAGCAGCACGCGATCTGCGTGATCTGCGGCAACCCCGCCAATTTCACCCAGCGCAAGACACTCAGCCGCGAACAGGTTCTCCTGGGAGCCGGCGATGTCTACGAGGCGCGCTGCCGCACCTGTTTCACGGTGCCCAGCGAAGAGCAGCTTGAAATCTTCACCCAGAGTGACCCGGCCGTCTGA